The bacterium region TTATCATTGCGACCCCATGATCTCCGCCAGTTCCGCCAGGAACCTGAGGCTTCTCCAAGCGTCCGACTGCCCGGAATGGAAGGCCTTCTTAAAAGCTCCGGTGTATCATGAGCTGGGACGACCTAATGGAGTGCATGATTACTTCATTTTCCGATTCAGCGAGGCCCAGCCTTATAAAATAGGCTGTGTTCAGCTGTTGTTGGCCCGCGGTCACCATCAGCCGAGCTTTAACGCCGAGGAGCGGAAAATGGCGGAGAGCCTATTGCCACCGCTGCAAGCTTTGGGAAGATGGATCGACCATTCGACAATCTTAAAGGAATCCTGCTCCACCCTGGAGGGAGTCCTGGACACGGAAACACGCCCCAAGATGGCTTTCGACATCGAAGGCAAGCTGCTTTGCGCCTCGCAGAGCGCCGAGAAGCTGGTGGGTCTCCAAACCCGCGGCCGTTTTAAGGTCTCGGAAGAGCTCCGGGCGGCGGTGCGTAAATTTGGCGATTTGGCGAAAGGGCGAACTTGCGAAGCTCCCTCGTCCCACGTCGCTCTCTTCGGGAAAAAAGCCGAGCCGATTCAAGTTATCCTTCGCCTGGCCAAAACCCGCTCCGGAAATCCTTTCGTCTTGGCCGAGCTCGAACGAGCCAATTTACCTGTCCATATGCCGCAGCTTGCCGAAGTCGCTCGGCGCTACGGCTTGACCAAGACCGAAACCGAGGTTCTCCGCCTGCTGGCGGAGGGACTTACCGACCAAGAGATCGCGCAACGGCTCTTTGTTTCCCGGGACACCGTCCACACTCATGCCGGGCACCTGTTCGGCAAGTTGGGGGTGAATTCCCGCTTGCAGGCGGCACTCGTGGCCCACGGTCTTCCTTTCAATAGAGAATACTTCTCAAACTGAGCACTTTTCCCATTTCGGCGCGCTTTCCAGCACCGGCACTCGATAAAATCATAAGTATTTACATATACTTATTATTTAGGTCCTTGGGCACGACAATTGCTCCTCCTAGATAAAGGAGGCTTTATGTTCCCAATGTTCTCATTGTTCAGTTTTTTGGTGGGCCGATGGAGCTTCAGTCCGACGATTTTCAAGGGCGCCGATGAAAAGGCTCCGGCCAAGCGGCTCGAAACCCGGGAATGGAAATCCCTCGCCAGCGACCTGAAGCGCTTGGAAGGAAATTCGAAGGCCGAGCTCACGGGCACTCAGAAGATCTCTTGCAAGGATCCCCAGGCCGCCGACTACCTCAACGGTTTGGCCAACCGGGCGGAATTGCTCTACGGCAAGGACGACCCCGCCTTCGTGCAGGAGTACCGCGATTATCTCGAGCTGAACGCGGGCAGCCTCGGCGCCGGCGACCAAGCCTCCGACCTCGCGAGCTTGCAGGGTCAGATCCGGTCGCCCGAGGACTATCGGGCCAAGGGCTTCCTCAACTTGCCGAAGAGACCGGAGAACGCCCTCGGCGGCAGCCAGTTCATGGAAAAAGTTTTGGGCGTCGACTTGAAGGAGTTCGAAAAGAATCCGCGCCAGCTGGGCAAGCTCTCGAAGATCGAAAGGGAGAACGCCATCCTCGAGCAGATCGAGCTCGGCAATGTCCCCGAGTTCTTGCGGCGTCCCAAGGCCGTGACGATCAAGGGACCCGACGGCGGCGAGGTGAAGACCTACGTCATGCCCGACTACATCGCGATCGGCTCCAACGAAGATTTCGTCCGAGTGCCGCTGTCGCCGATCCTCGCCCAGGCGCTGGCCCGCAAATACGATTGGTGCCTGCCCACCAAGACCATCGTCGAGGAAACCTATGCCCAGGCCGGGAAGCGCGTCGTCGGCCCTTCTTACAGCCATCCCGAGGAGTTCCAAGCCAACTCGGCCTACCTCGACTCGGCCGGCTTTTACCTGCGGAGCGACTTGGACATCAAGGCCCAGCTGAAGGGCGTGGCGTTGGGCACCTTGGTGGCCGGCGGGAAAAAAGAGCTGGTGGTCTCGCCCCAGGTCGCGGTGCGCTACGCCGGCGGCAAGGCCGGCGAGGCGATCGACTTCTATGGTTTATATGGCGCCGACGAAATCCCGATCCAGCGGACGCCCGGTCACGGAAGGGAAGCCGGCTACCGCCACACCGAGTACGCCTTGGGCGTGCGCTTCGTCAGCCCGGTGCTGGTGGTCACGAAGAAATCCGGCGAAAAGGTCGTGATGCGGATGGACAAGGCCTTGCAAGATCCGGAGATCGCCAAGATCTTCAGCCGGGTCGAGCGGACCGAAGACCA contains the following coding sequences:
- a CDS encoding response regulator transcription factor translates to MQSLDFREKATANILQAAYESSSWAEFGAQAVSSLDRLFNTSLSILFRTDERGPLIVSAGAIEIHLQWAERYYHCDPMISASSARNLRLLQASDCPEWKAFLKAPVYHELGRPNGVHDYFIFRFSEAQPYKIGCVQLLLARGHHQPSFNAEERKMAESLLPPLQALGRWIDHSTILKESCSTLEGVLDTETRPKMAFDIEGKLLCASQSAEKLVGLQTRGRFKVSEELRAAVRKFGDLAKGRTCEAPSSHVALFGKKAEPIQVILRLAKTRSGNPFVLAELERANLPVHMPQLAEVARRYGLTKTETEVLRLLAEGLTDQEIAQRLFVSRDTVHTHAGHLFGKLGVNSRLQAALVAHGLPFNREYFSN